A genomic window from Glycine max cultivar Williams 82 chromosome 17, Glycine_max_v4.0, whole genome shotgun sequence includes:
- the LOC100807655 gene encoding uncharacterized protein: MQKGKADSISIISSLPEDVALKIASLLQVRDLCALGCCSMFWKELCFSDCIWESLVRNRWPSLSSFHFPSSSSTHSPSFEKLFVWKIGLQKWRKLYLERHVELGVRARSVVKFLEACSRSESLEVGDYLKAVDTLIGTMFGFEDVQRFLFNPQMNVLINLVGVHYCLTTLGIPGDNLVEALRIHEISDRRVCVRWWKVGRWYYGFRMRDESHSRWVSLADLATEDDEHVLGVLRRGAVHEVLRVQISVVGRPSKPWSCNSYTEIN, encoded by the exons ATGCAGAAAGGAAAAGCGGATTCTATCTCCATCATCAGCTCCCTTCCTGAAGATGTTGCCCTCAAAATTGCTTCGCTACTTCAG GTGCGGGATTTGTGTGCCTTAGGTTGTTGTTCGATGTTCTGGAAGGAACTCTGCTTCTCAGATTGCATTTGGGAGTCTCTTGTCAGAAACAGATGGCCCTCACTCTCTTCCTTCcatttcccttcttcttcttccactcaTTCTCCCAGTTTCGAG AAATTGTTTGTTTGGAAAATTGGGTTACAGAAGTGGAGGAAATTGTACTTGGAGAGGCACGTGGAATTGGGAGTTAGAGCTAGGTCTGTTGTGAAGTTTCTGGAAGCTTGTTCTCGTTCTGAATCACTTGAGGTTGGGGACTATCTGAAAGCTGTTGACACCTTGATTGGTACGATGTTTGGGTTTGAAGACGTGCAGAGGTTCTTGTTCAACCCTCAAATGAATGTGCTGATTAACTTGGTTGGGGTACACTACTGCCTCACAACCCTTGGGATTCCG GGTGACAATCTTGTAGAAGCCCTTCGGATTCATGAGATCTCAGATCGGCGTGTCTGCGTCAGGTGGTGGAAAGTTGGTAGATGGTACTATGGCTTCCGCATGAGGGATGAGTCACATTCTCGGTGGGTTTCTTTGGCAGATTTGGCAACAGAAGATGATGAGCATGTTTTGGGAGTGCTTCGCCGAGGTGCTGTTCATGAGGTTTTACGTGTTCAGATCTCTGTGGTTGGTCGTCCATCAAAACCTTGGTCTTGCAATAGCTATACGGAGATAAACTAA